The genomic interval GTAGGCTTGGGGTGAGGCCTTTTCAAGGGTAGATTGACACACAAATGATGCGTTTTACTCGGCACTTTTTAATTTATCTTCAGATTTTGTCCAATGAATAGCAAATAAGCGCAGGCGGGGATACATGCTTAGGCTTGCGCTGAGGATAAGGCGGTTGCCGCAGGGTTAAGTGTTGCACTAAACCTACGGTAGCCTGTTGGTAGGTGGGAATAGTTATAGGAGTATGTTTCACCAAACTCTTACCACTATGTCAACACCAAACACTAACACCCACCCTACTTTTATCCAACAGGCTTGCCTGAAGGTAAGCGGATTTTCTCTCCTTTACAACAAGCTGGAAAGGGATATCTCCCTGTCTGGCAGAAGTCTGAGCACGTTAAAAAACTACTCCCGCCACATGGCTCAGATTGCTCTCTACTACAATCAGTTGCCTACCGAACTAGACGAAGATCAGGTCAGAGATTACCTGTGGATGCTGCAGAAGAAAACGAACAAGCCTTCTAAAAGCTCTTTCAAACATGCTGTCTATGGCCTGCGCCTGCTCTACCGGCTTACCGGCAGAGATGACCGGGCTATCCGCCTACCTTCCATCCCTAAAGTACACAAACTGCCAGCGGTCCTCAGTAAGCAGGAAGTCAAAGCTCTGCTCAAAGCACCCCGTCTGTTAAAGCACCGGGTGCTGCTGGCCTTAATCTATTCAGCAGGCCTTCGCATGCAGGAAGTATGCCGGCTTGAGATCTCAGATTTAGATTTTGACCGCATGCAGATCCACATTCGCCAAAGCAAAGGAAGAAAAGACCGCTATGTACCCCTCTCCCAGCTGATGAAAAGAGGACTGCTCTCCTACCTGTCTGCCTGCAAACCCCACTACTACCTCTTCAATGGCAAGGAATATGGCTCGCAGCTCAGCCGCAAAGGCGTGCAATGGCTCATGCAGGATGCAGTTAGTAAAGCGGGCATCAAAAAGAAAGGCATCTGTGTACATACCCTGCGCCATTCCTATGCCACCCATCTGCTAGAAGATGGATTGGATATTGTCTCCATCAAAGAACTTTTAGGCCATAGCTTCCTGGAAACTACCCTTGTATATCTGCACATGGCAGGACTTGGCAGAAAAGCTCCTTTCTCTCCTCTAGATACCCTCTATACAAAGGAGGCATGAAGCCTGCCCTAGAGTTAGCCCATATACTGTCGGCTCACTTACATGAGTTTATGGCCACGCATGCAGTCTCTGCTCACAAGTTCTCCACCCTAAAGGCGATTGAGCATTGCCGTACTGCCAGACTAGGCGGCCATATAGATGCCTGTGATAGTTGTGGCTACCTGCGTATTAGCTACAACAGCTGCCGCAACAGACACTGCCCTAAGTGTCAGACTACCAATCGTGAAAAGTGGATTATGCAAAGGGAGGCAGACCTGTTACCGGTCAGCTACTTTCATGTGGTCTTCACCTTGCCTCACTCCCTTAACCCATTGTGCCTGCAGTATCCCCAAGAACTCTATGCTTTGCTCTTCAAGACAGCCTGGTCTACGATCAACAGCTTTGCCAATAATCCCAAGCATCTGGGTGCTAAAACAGGTATGATCTCCATTCTGCACACCTGGGGACAGAACCTCTCACTGCATCCACATCTGCATTGTATTGTGCCGGGTGGAGGGATCTCTGGGAGTGGCCACTGGAAAAAGGCCAGAAGTACAGGTAAATATCTTTTCCCGGTCAAAGCACTCAGTAAAGTGTTCCGTGCTCGCTATGTCTCACTACTGAGAAGCTTTCTTTCTGCTAATAAAGCACAGGTGGATAATGGGCTATGGAAAGAGTTATTTGCCAAAGACTGGGTGGTATACTGTAAAAGGCCTTTCTTAGGTCCTGCTCAGGTGATTGAATATCTGGGACGTTACACCCACAAAGTAGCTATCTCCAATCACCGCCTCCAAAGTATAGAGGATGGCAAGGTGAGCTTCGCTTACAAAGATTACCGGCAAGAAGCAGCAAAGAAAACCATGAGTTTGGAGGCTACTGAGTTCATCAGGCGTTTCAGCCTGCACATTCTGCCACCAAAGTTTGTCCGCATCCGCCACTATGGCATTTTGTCTTCCAAAGCAAAAGCCCATGATTTAGCACTGGCCAGACAAGATTTGAGAGTAGCTACGCCGGAAAAAAGAGTGTCGGACTGGAAAAGTATCTGCAAAGAACGCTTAGGCTATGATATAGACCTGTGTCCTTGCTGCAGCAAAGGCCGCATGAGAGAAATCTTGCGCTTTGAAGCAGCCCGTTCCCCACCTGATAGGGCTTACCTGCTATCGATAGCTTTACACTTGAAAACTGCCTGAGTAGAATAAAAAAGCCACTCAAAAAATTGGCCGGGAAAGTTATTGCCCATGTTGGAATATAGTCACCTTACTTGGAGCCAACACGGCTGCTCAGTTTACAAATAGTGAGATCTTTTCTCTTCCTTTTTTTACACTATCTTCTTTTAGTGTACTACCGCTTCACCCAGAAGCTTCTTCTCTATTGATTGATTCCCCATAAATAAGGGCAGGTTAAACCACCCGGTTTCGTGCAACACAGGGTTCATGGTGGGTTAAGACCACCCCATGAACCCTTATATGTTGGCAGTAGTTCTTTTTAATTAGGTTCTTTATATCCTCTCAAGTTTATCCGGTACGCTTCCGCTGTCCGTGGTTGCATCAATGCTTTAATTTTCTCTCTTGTCTGCTTATCCTCTGTTTCAATAATTGTAACAGTGAAACCTGTACCAATAATAGCTCCTACACCATACTTTGCATTATTGAGAGCTTGCTCAATATGATTCAACAGACGTCCAATATCTTCGTAATTATCCTCTTTTGCCCAAGAAATCATTTCCCTAGCAATCTCAGACATTATAACTGAGTGCTCATAACTATTATTCCTCCAATTCCACTCCTGCCAAACTGGTAAGCTTTCAATCTTTGAAAAGTCTTTTTTTAAACCGTTATAAAACTCTTCGAATGTCTGTTTTGATACTTTCTTCATCACCTTAAATTACTGCCAACATGTGTATAACCACATCTTTTACTAACAGTTGAGGTTATTTCTACTATATACGCAAGTATATTTTTGGTAACCTAAGGATGGTTGAATAAGGTATACTATACAGAGAAGTAGTGCTAAAACTGGCATAACAGGTAATACAAATACGTAAATTACTCCTAAAATTGCAAGTGTTCAAAAGGACTTTTCACTTCCCGCATGGCTTTCGTGGTAATATGGGTATACAGCTGTGTAGTTTTAGCAGAGTTATGCCCTAGCAAGGTTTGTATGTAGCGGATATCGGTGCCTCTTTCTAGCAGATGAGTCGCAAAACTATGCCGTAAGGTATGCAACGTAACTGGTTTATCTATTCCTGATCTTAACAAAGCATCCCGCAGAATCTGTCCTGAGCTACTTTCTGAATAAGCGCCTCCATTGGCTCCTTCAAAAAAATACTTTACAGGCATATATCTGGCTAGATACTCCTGCAAGTATGGCAACGTTTTAGGTGACAAAAGCGTCATCCGGTCTTTTTTCCCTTTTGCCCCTTTCACATGGATCTGCGTTCTGTCTATATCTACATCCCCTACCTGCAATTCAAGCAGTTCTCCAATACGTAAGCCGGCAGAATACAGCAGCATCAGAATACACTTATGTTTGATATTGCCCACACTCTTGAGTAACAATACCACCTCCCCTTCACTTAAAACTACCGGCAAGGTTTTCTCTTTAGCAGGCCTTTCTACATAGTAAAACCTGCGGTTTCCATTTAATACCTGTTCATAGTAAAACTTAATAGCATTGATCGCTTGATTTTGATAGGAGCCAGACACCGCCCTTTCGCTTACTAAATAACGCAAATAGGTTAGGATCTCCCCTTCGGTGATCTCATCAATAGGCCTGGTGGGATAGTAATTAATGAATTCCCTGAATAGTTTCTTATAAACCTTGATCGTCTTGTAGCTGTATCTCCGTAAAGTTAGCTTAGAAAGAAACGACTCTGGCACTTCTCGCCAATGTTCCTTGGGTATAGTTTTAGCAGGCTTTCTCAAGGATCTGCGTTCGTCTTGTTTTTCTTCAAAGCTCCACTTTTTGCTTTGACAGAACTCTTTGAGTTGTTCCAAAACAAGTGGTGTAGAAACCACACTCCACCACTTGTTTTCTTTATCCCATCTTGGAAAAGGAAAAGTTTTGATCAACGATACCAAAGAAGGCTCATAAAGGAACAAAAGCCTCACTCTACCTCTCATAAGAAGGTGTTTGGAAATAAGTTAAGGTATTTTTGATAAAATGATATTGATAAAAGCTAATTCTATAAAACAGACAGCAGAAGCAGGAGTTCTTTCATAATCTTTAGCTAATCTTCGATAATGATTCAGCCAGGCATGGAGCCGATGCACACTCGTAGCAGGTCCAGATCTTTCCACTTGCCACCTTCCCTTTTGAGGAATAAATCCTTGCTTGGAAGGAGGCTTTTGTGAGATGTCTACTTTCCACCCATAATAATAAGCATAAGAGACAAACTCACCTTTATAAGCTGCATCGGCACAGATCAAACTTAGCCGTCTACAGCTTTTGAGTTGTGGTAATAATTCAAAGCCTGCTACGGCATCAGACTCATTAGCAGCTCCTACATAAACAGCCCAGGGAAGTCCTAAGTTATCAACCGCCAAATGCCGTTTCCTACCATCTATTTTCTTATTACCATCTACACCTACCTGCTCAGAAAAGCAACCACACTGTTTAACACTTTGGCTATCAATAGTCACTCTGGAAGGCTCTGCTTGTCGTCCCTGTCTTTCTCGTTCCTTTTTCACTAACATCGCCCGCACTTGTTGCCAGACTCCGTTGTGTTGCCACTTATAAAAATAATAAGCTACCGTTTGCCATACAGGATAATGGGTCTGAGACAAATTCCGCCACTGACTTCCGGTTCTGGTCAGCCACAGGCAGGCATCCACTACACGCTTTAAACAAACTTTTCTCTTTCGTCCATCATCTACTATGTTTTTAATAACTTGCCATTGACTATCAGTCAGATTTTCATGTAATTCATACATGGAGTAACTTTTTGTTTCGCAAACTCAAGTTACCGGCTGATAGTCTTTTTCCAAAATCCTAAAAAACCTCTCTTCTATTTCCAAACACCTTCTAAAATGTATAATCAGTAGCTTATTCTTTTCAATAGCCGGTGGAGGGCTAACCTGCCCAGAAGCTTGTTCTGTTTCCAGTCCAGGTGAAGGTAAGGTAATCAGTTCTAATCTTTCCCCAAAGAAACGTTTAAGCAACCCTTCATTCTGGGCTGTCGGGGTAATACACCAGCTAAAGGTATTCTTATCCCATCTGGCGTATTGTAAAGAGCGGATGAAAGCCAGATCAGTCTCATTCTTGGGTAATTGCAACAGAATCCGTTTAGGAGTCATTGCCATTTTCACCTTGCTAAGGGCAGGCTCAGGTGTATGAGGCAAAGAAGGGTTAAAGGCATGATTTACCGCCCCTTGCTCTTGGATAGTTGCTGTAACTTGAACCTGCAGATTATTAAATAGGCTTTTTAACCTTGCATAGCTTTCTTTGGTGTAGGGAATCAGCCAGCAGCGTAATGGAATGCTCCACATTCTGCCTTCGACTTGTTTGATCTTCTCAATCTGGGAGGGATCATACGGAAGGTCTACGCCAATATAGATGCTGCCTGCTTGTTCTATTTTCTTAATCAGGATGGGCTTTGACATAGAAAGAGGAAAAGGTAGTGATTATCTCCCCTTTTTGGGCGGATAACCTCAACTCCTTACCTCCATACATACTTCCACAGCCTAAGAAAGTAATCTAGCCACAACAGGACTGAGGATACATCTTACAGGAGGTTTAGCTTTCTTAGTAAAAGCAACCGGGAGTAAAAATGTCAGCTTTGTGTTGAAAGAATTATTTGTGTTGACAAAGTTAATGATGCTTGCTTAGCATCAATTTGGGTAGAAGTATTTTATATTCTTTGGTATCTTCAGGATCTTTCCAATAGACGATGAAATTCGCTTCCATATCTTTGATTTGATAGCCCGCTCTTATCTGCTGTTTAATTCTTTTCTGAAATTCTTTGGATAAAGTCACTACCTTTTTGCCTTTTGCATTAGTCAAGGTAGATCCATCTTCTTCTAAAGACAGCTTTTCCCCGGCAAGCATCAAATCAATAGCAGCCGCTACCGATGTTGATTTAAAATAACTCAGATATACATCTTTATGGGTTAGATGCAGGCTTAACTTCGGTAGCCCTAGCATAATTTGTATGATCTACCTCAATAGTCATCTCAGGAACGCGGATATGATCAAAATGGGAAATATTGGTATGAATGGAAAGGGATTGTTTTGCCCGGGTAATGGCTACATATACTAACCTCCTTGCTGCATCCTCTTTCATTTTAAAACCGTCCAATAATACAAACACATGATCAAATTCCTTTCCCTTTACTTTATGCATGGTAGAGACAGTAATACTTTGTTGCTCTGGATAGTAGAAGTCTTCGAAGCGGGATTCTTTCAAAAATTCTATCCAGGCATACTTCCGTTTTTTGGGGTAGTTTCGCTCAAAGCAATCCACTACCGCCCCGAAAAGCCATAGGGTTTTAGACGCATGATATTGCGTGATAACGGCTTGTTTGGTAGCTATCCAATGCTCATCTATAATGAGTTCTACATTTTCCTCTCCTTTATAGAGCAGCAGCTCTGTAAAATCTTTTATCTCCAGTAAATCAGCTATGCTAAATCCTTCATGAGCCATAATTAACCTGGCAGCTATCCCTTTTTGTCTGAGCGCAGATTCTACCAGGCAAGCCTGCTCATTGGTAAAGGTAAGAACAGCGGTTGTGCCTGAAAGTTTTTGGCTTGCCACAGCATTCGCTAATGGCGTAATAAGATTATTGGAGAAATACTTATATAGCCTGATTTCTCCATTTTCTGCAGTATTGGCTACGATATCCAGCTTTTTCATTCGATTGGATATGGTACTTGCAAACTTGTTAGCAAAGGCCACTACATTATGTTTACTCCGGAAGTTTTTTAACAGCTCATACCGTTTTGTCTCGGGTAGCCGGGCAAATGCCTGCATATATTTCACCGATGAACCTCTAAACTCATAAATGTTTTGATCATCATCTCCTACTACTAACACCCTGATTTTCTCACTACGAGAGGTAATTTCTAGTAATAATGCATACTCTTCCTCATTAATATCCTGAAACTCATCTATCACCACTACACTCTTACCCCCTACTTTACTTTCGGGTATCCTGCCCTCTTGTATTTGCACAATACATTCCCTTAGTACACTTTCTGATTTTTCAAGCGTGCCCACTCTTCCCATCAAATGAAAGCAGTAGGAATGGTAGGTATGAATATCCATATAATACGCCACATTGCCCATCAGCTCATATAGCCGCTCTTTGAATTCCAAGGCAGCCGCTCTGGAAAAAGTAAGCATCAGGAATTGATCTGGCTTTATATCTTCTAGCATCAGTAGAGAGGCTACTTTATGCACTAGCACTTTGGTTTTTCCACTGCCTGGCCCTGCAGCCACCAAAATGTGCTTGCTTTGATTATCTTGTATAATTTGCAGCTGCTCAGTAGATAAACTACCAAAAATAGCTTTGAACTTTTTGGGTGTAAGGGGTCTTGAGATTTCATTACTCCTGCCAGGAAAATACTTCTTCAGAAAGGCTTTATAGTCTAAGGTAAAATAATCATCCGTGAATTGTAAAGCCTCCTGATAGCTTGTAATCATTTTCTTCGCATACTCCCCCACTATATGAATTTGCTGTGTTTTGTTTTGGTAAAACTTATCCAGCTTCTCATGATCCTCATTTGTATATTGTTTTTTGGGATTTTTCTCCGTTCGCTCGATAACTAAGGGCTTGTAGAGAATCAAAAAACCTCCTTCTAATTTCAAAGCCGAGATGGCATTTAAATACAGTAAGGCTTCTTCATATTCTGATAGGGAAAAGCCAGCAGGAGATATACGCAGGTCTTTCTCAATGGCTTTTTGTAATTCAAGCACAGAAAACTCAAGGAGTACTTCCCTTGTATCAATATCTTCTTTATCTGGTATGAATGTGGTAAGCTTGGTTGAAAAATAGTCGATGATGGCTTTTGCCAGGCTCAACCGGTTATCAATTACAGAATGTAGAAAGTTAGCCTCTTTTTTAAGGGTGATCAAGTACGTATGCAGCGTTTTAGCCAGGCGTTCTTTATGAATATACCTGCGTATTTGCCAGAAATTTAATATATCTTTTATTGCATCAATGGACGCATCTTTTATACCATCTTCGTGTAACTTCTCATTGATTTGCTTGAGATGCAGGATGCCAGAATGTATCGGCAGAAGGGCTACTAACCTCTTTTCGATGGCTGCATACCTTGTAAACCGGTTAATAAAATGAGTAGATGATGGGGAGTGATCTACAAAAGCAGTTAAATCTTTTGCATCTCCAATAATACCCTCCTGCCTGAGCAGACCCAGGACACGCATAATATCCTCCTTCGAAATAGCTAGTGTTTCTGACAGGTAGTCTACTCTTGTTTCATCCGCTTTAATCATCCGCTGTACCATCCGGATGGCATGTTCTTTATCTTTTCCTAGCAGTAAGGTAGAACGGTTGATAATTTCATTGGCCCCATTGACATCTTTTACAAGAAAGCTATTAGCAAATATGCGGTAGATATTTTGTTTCCTTTTTAAATAGCCACAATCTTCTAAAGCTGCAATAGCGGAGGTAACCTTGGTTTCCAGCTGCCTGATATCCGTATCCCAGCCAGCAGCTTTCGCTAGCTCCAGAGCCGATTTAGAAACTTTAGTCCGGTACTCAGTTAAACGCTTAATTCCTCGCCAGAGATCGGCAATCTCCTTTCTGTTCAGCTTGTTTTGCGTAAGCAAGGCAAAATGCTTATTCAGGTCATTTTCATCAAAAAGCACATAACAACTTGCCTGTAAATCAGGTTTTCTGCCAGCCCGCCCTGCTTCCTGTACATAGTTCTCCAGAGAATCAGAGATGGTATAGTGAATAACCATACTCACATTATCCTTATCTACCCCCATCCCAAAAGCAGTAGTAGCTACTATTACCTGGATGTCCCCATTCATAAATGCCTCCTGGCAGCGGATTTTTTCTTTACTCTCCATCTGTCCATGGTAAGCAAGGGCCTGGAAGCCATCTCTTGTTAAACGTTGAGCCAGTATTTCTGCCATTTTTGTTCTGGCCACATAGACAATCTTAGGCTCATCGTTGAGTGAAAGCAGGTTTTGTAGTTTCAGGTATTTTACCTCTTCTGTCAATGTTTCTTCCACACGATAACTAAGATTCACCCGTTTAGCATCTGAGCGGAAAATATGGAGCTTGAGCGAAAGTTTCTCCCTAAAATAGCTGCAAATATCTTCCACTACCGCAGGTTTAGCGGTAGCAGTAAAACAGGAAACAGGAATTGGAGCCTCTAACTTTTTAGCTTGCTGCAACTCTCCAATAAATTCTCCGATATATAAATAGTCTACCCGGAAATCGTGCCCCCAGCTAGAAAAGCAATGGGCTTCATCGATGACAAACCGGGCAATCGAGCGGTTCAGCAGCAGATCAAAAATGACTTTGGACCTGAGGGCTTCCGGAGCAATATACAAAATTTGAGCTTCTCCGCTCGATACGCGTTCAATCGCTTCACTTCTCTCTAGCGGGGAAAGCATACCATTGATAGTAACGGCACTTGTCACTTCAAACCGTTTTAGCAAGACATCCACCTGATCTTTCATTAAAGATTGCAAAGGAGAAATCACAACGGTTAACGCCCGATTGGCCTCCCCGATCATGAGTGCGGGCAATTGAAAGGTTAGGGATTTACCGCCACCAGTAGGAAAAATAGCAAGCAAGGATTGATTGTTGAGGGCTGAGCGGACTACCCGTTCCTGTATAGAGATTTCTTCATCAGCAGCGAACCTTCTGAAATCATCATACTTAAAAAATCGTTTTAGTGCCTTGCGGGGATCTAAACTATGGTAGCAATACTGACAATGCTCATCCTTGCAGGGGTGGAGGCGTAATCTATGGATAGTTTCACTTAGCGTAGGGAATTTGTGTAGTAACCAGGGCGGAATAATGGAATCCGCC from Rhodocytophaga rosea carries:
- a CDS encoding tyrosine-type recombinase/integrase, yielding MSTPNTNTHPTFIQQACLKVSGFSLLYNKLERDISLSGRSLSTLKNYSRHMAQIALYYNQLPTELDEDQVRDYLWMLQKKTNKPSKSSFKHAVYGLRLLYRLTGRDDRAIRLPSIPKVHKLPAVLSKQEVKALLKAPRLLKHRVLLALIYSAGLRMQEVCRLEISDLDFDRMQIHIRQSKGRKDRYVPLSQLMKRGLLSYLSACKPHYYLFNGKEYGSQLSRKGVQWLMQDAVSKAGIKKKGICVHTLRHSYATHLLEDGLDIVSIKELLGHSFLETTLVYLHMAGLGRKAPFSPLDTLYTKEA
- a CDS encoding IS91 family transposase → MKPALELAHILSAHLHEFMATHAVSAHKFSTLKAIEHCRTARLGGHIDACDSCGYLRISYNSCRNRHCPKCQTTNREKWIMQREADLLPVSYFHVVFTLPHSLNPLCLQYPQELYALLFKTAWSTINSFANNPKHLGAKTGMISILHTWGQNLSLHPHLHCIVPGGGISGSGHWKKARSTGKYLFPVKALSKVFRARYVSLLRSFLSANKAQVDNGLWKELFAKDWVVYCKRPFLGPAQVIEYLGRYTHKVAISNHRLQSIEDGKVSFAYKDYRQEAAKKTMSLEATEFIRRFSLHILPPKFVRIRHYGILSSKAKAHDLALARQDLRVATPEKRVSDWKSICKERLGYDIDLCPCCSKGRMREILRFEAARSPPDRAYLLSIALHLKTA
- a CDS encoding DUF7674 family protein; this translates as MKKVSKQTFEEFYNGLKKDFSKIESLPVWQEWNWRNNSYEHSVIMSEIAREMISWAKEDNYEDIGRLLNHIEQALNNAKYGVGAIIGTGFTVTIIETEDKQTREKIKALMQPRTAEAYRINLRGYKEPN
- the xerA gene encoding site-specific tyrosine recombinase/integron integrase — its product is MRGRVRLLFLYEPSLVSLIKTFPFPRWDKENKWWSVVSTPLVLEQLKEFCQSKKWSFEEKQDERRSLRKPAKTIPKEHWREVPESFLSKLTLRRYSYKTIKVYKKLFREFINYYPTRPIDEITEGEILTYLRYLVSERAVSGSYQNQAINAIKFYYEQVLNGNRRFYYVERPAKEKTLPVVLSEGEVVLLLKSVGNIKHKCILMLLYSAGLRIGELLELQVGDVDIDRTQIHVKGAKGKKDRMTLLSPKTLPYLQEYLARYMPVKYFFEGANGGAYSESSSGQILRDALLRSGIDKPVTLHTLRHSFATHLLERGTDIRYIQTLLGHNSAKTTQLYTHITTKAMREVKSPFEHLQF
- a CDS encoding IS5 family transposase; this translates as MYELHENLTDSQWQVIKNIVDDGRKRKVCLKRVVDACLWLTRTGSQWRNLSQTHYPVWQTVAYYFYKWQHNGVWQQVRAMLVKKERERQGRQAEPSRVTIDSQSVKQCGCFSEQVGVDGNKKIDGRKRHLAVDNLGLPWAVYVGAANESDAVAGFELLPQLKSCRRLSLICADAAYKGEFVSYAYYYGWKVDISQKPPSKQGFIPQKGRWQVERSGPATSVHRLHAWLNHYRRLAKDYERTPASAVCFIELAFINIILSKIP
- a CDS encoding RecQ family ATP-dependent DNA helicase; translation: MNHILFFDLEVEEKSGRIKDIGAIYNTYTFHKTYLTEFELFSQEALFVCGHNILAHDLKFLKDSTLSPAFFDKGFIDTLYLSTLLFPQKPYHRLVKDYKLLSEEINNPLTDAILASEVFTDSVAQFQHLPVQHRDIYFHLLSPSEIFNAFFQAIHYRANYSDEQLIALIKEQFGAKLCINAPFTHLIAKHPIGLAYALAIISTSEADSIIPPWLLHKFPTLSETIHRLRLHPCKDEHCQYCYHSLDPRKALKRFFKYDDFRRFAADEEISIQERVVRSALNNQSLLAIFPTGGGKSLTFQLPALMIGEANRALTVVISPLQSLMKDQVDVLLKRFEVTSAVTINGMLSPLERSEAIERVSSGEAQILYIAPEALRSKVIFDLLLNRSIARFVIDEAHCFSSWGHDFRVDYLYIGEFIGELQQAKKLEAPIPVSCFTATAKPAVVEDICSYFREKLSLKLHIFRSDAKRVNLSYRVEETLTEEVKYLKLQNLLSLNDEPKIVYVARTKMAEILAQRLTRDGFQALAYHGQMESKEKIRCQEAFMNGDIQVIVATTAFGMGVDKDNVSMVIHYTISDSLENYVQEAGRAGRKPDLQASCYVLFDENDLNKHFALLTQNKLNRKEIADLWRGIKRLTEYRTKVSKSALELAKAAGWDTDIRQLETKVTSAIAALEDCGYLKRKQNIYRIFANSFLVKDVNGANEIINRSTLLLGKDKEHAIRMVQRMIKADETRVDYLSETLAISKEDIMRVLGLLRQEGIIGDAKDLTAFVDHSPSSTHFINRFTRYAAIEKRLVALLPIHSGILHLKQINEKLHEDGIKDASIDAIKDILNFWQIRRYIHKERLAKTLHTYLITLKKEANFLHSVIDNRLSLAKAIIDYFSTKLTTFIPDKEDIDTREVLLEFSVLELQKAIEKDLRISPAGFSLSEYEEALLYLNAISALKLEGGFLILYKPLVIERTEKNPKKQYTNEDHEKLDKFYQNKTQQIHIVGEYAKKMITSYQEALQFTDDYFTLDYKAFLKKYFPGRSNEISRPLTPKKFKAIFGSLSTEQLQIIQDNQSKHILVAAGPGSGKTKVLVHKVASLLMLEDIKPDQFLMLTFSRAAALEFKERLYELMGNVAYYMDIHTYHSYCFHLMGRVGTLEKSESVLRECIVQIQEGRIPESKVGGKSVVVIDEFQDINEEEYALLLEITSRSEKIRVLVVGDDDQNIYEFRGSSVKYMQAFARLPETKRYELLKNFRSKHNVVAFANKFASTISNRMKKLDIVANTAENGEIRLYKYFSNNLITPLANAVASQKLSGTTAVLTFTNEQACLVESALRQKGIAARLIMAHEGFSIADLLEIKDFTELLLYKGEENVELIIDEHWIATKQAVITQYHASKTLWLFGAVVDCFERNYPKKRKYAWIEFLKESRFEDFYYPEQQSITVSTMHKVKGKEFDHVFVLLDGFKMKEDAARRLVYVAITRAKQSLSIHTNISHFDHIRVPEMTIEVDHTNYARATEVKPASNP